The following are encoded together in the Thunnus thynnus chromosome 15, fThuThy2.1, whole genome shotgun sequence genome:
- the LOC137198592 gene encoding major histocompatibility complex class I-related gene protein-like: protein MQGRVRVDRVINSKYYNNKNTRGVVQQRRDRYNIDTGFNCRFSPSEFPAGPVIGGVVGLRLLLAVCITGVFIWRRRDNVKHSLKLLVTTSSGVKNFPDFVLVGLVDEVPISYYDSISNTVEAKQDWAQKMFEDDPQHLDWYIRICLVHKYFYKAQIDILKQQLNQTEGVHIFQKMFGCEWDDETREVNSFTRFGYDGEDFIAFDLKTLTWIALKPQAVITKHRWDRDTAINEKRNYFITQQCPEFVKRYLDLGKSSLLRTDLPSVSLLQKTPSSPVSCHSTGFYPHRAMMFWRKDGEELHEDVEHGEILPNHDGSFQMSVDLNLSSVTPEDCRKYECVFHLSGSKNDIVTKLDKKVIRTNWGKTGILTLQFSPSEFPAGPVIGGVVGLLLLLAVCITGVFIWRRRDNSEGQTYFNSSSSHFNNK from the exons ATGCAAGGGAGAGTAAGGGTGGACAGGGTGATCAactcaaaatattacaataacaaaaacacaagaggtgTAGTACAGCAAAGACGGGATAGGTACAACATAGACACAGGATTCAACTGCAGAT tttctccctCAGAGTTCCCTGCTGGTCCTGTTATTGGAGGTGTTGTAGGACTGCGGCTGCTCCTGGCAGTGTGCATCACTGGAGTCTTCATCTGGAGAAGGAGAGATAATG TGAAACACTCGCTGAAGCTTCTCGTCACAACGTCCTCTGGAGTCAAAAACTTTCCAGATTTTGTGCTTGTTGGGTTGGTTGATGAAGTTCCAATAAGTTACTATGACAGCATCAGTAACACAGTGGAAGCCAAACAGGACTGggcacaaaaaatgtttgaagatGATCCACAACACTTGGACTGGTACATTCGGATTTGTTTAGTACACAAATATTTCTACAAAGCtcaaattgacattttgaagcagcaactgaaccaaactgaag gtgtccacatctTCCAGAAGATGTTTGGTTGTGAATGGGATGATGAGACTAGAGAGGTTAATAGTTTTACTCGGTTTGGTTATGATGGAGAAGACTTCATAGCATTTGACCTGAAGACACTGACATGGATCGCTCTAAAACCACAAGCTGTCATCACCAAACACAGGTGGGACAGAGATACAGCTATCAATGAAAAAAGGAACTACTTCATCACCCAGCAGTGCCCTGAGTTTGTGAAGAGATATTTGGACCTTGGGAAGAGCTCTCTACTGAGAACAG ACCttccctcagtgtctctcctccagaagactccttcctctccagtcagctgccacTCTACAGGTTTCTACCCTCACAGAGCCATGatgttctggaggaaagatggagaggaacTTCATGAGGACGTTGAACACGGAGAGATCCTCCCCAACCATGATGGATCCTTCCAGATGAGTGTTGACCTGAACCTTTCATCAGTCACACCTGAAGACTGCAGGAAGtacgaatgtgtgtttcatctctctggttCCAAGAACGACATCGTCACCAAACTGGACAAAAAAGTGATCAGAACCAACTGGGGTAAGACTGGAATACTgactttacaat tttctccctCAGAGTTCCCTGCTGGTCCTGTTATTGGAGGTGTtgtaggactgctgctgctcctggcagTCTGCATCACTGGAGTCTTCATCTGGAGAAGGAGAGATAATAGTGAGGGACAAACATACTTTAACTCATCATCaagtcattttaacaacaaataa
- the LOC137198251 gene encoding major histocompatibility complex class I-related gene protein-like, with the protein MKGIMLLPLFCHVVSPVKHSLKFFTTASSGVKNVPDFVAVGLVDEVPIGYCDSIRKTPEAKQNWTQKMLEDDPQHLEWYTQKCLLTQYDYKAHIDILKQQLNQSDGVHIFQRMDSCEWDDETGEVNGFVQFGYDGEDFLAFDLKTLTWIAPKPQAVITKHKRDRDRAHNERWNYFLTQYCPELVKRYLELGKISLLRTEFPSVSLLQKTPSSPVSCHATGFHPHRAMMFWRKDGEELHEDVEHGEILPNHDGSFQMSVDLNLSSITPEDWRRYDCVFHLSGVKDNIVTKLDKAVIRTNWGKSGILTQLTYVFFIKHMHVIC; encoded by the exons ATGAAGGGGATCATGTTGTTGCCTCTCTTTTGCCATGTTGTATCTCCAG TGAAACACTCGCTGAAGTTTTTCACCACTGCGTCCTCTGGAGTCAAAAATGTCCCAGATTTTGTGGCTGTTGGATTGGTTGATGAAGTTCCAATAGGATACTGTGACAGCATCAGAAAGACACCAGAAGCCAAACAGAACTGGACACAAAAAATGTTAGAAGATGATCCACAGCACTTGGAGTGGTACACTCAGAAGTGTTTGTTAACCCAATATGACTACAAGGCtcacattgacattttaaagcagCAACTGAACCAAAGTGACG gtgtccacatctTCCAGAGGATGGACAGCTGTGAGTGGGATGATGAGACTGGAGAGGTTAATGGTTTTGTTCAGTTTGGTTATGATGGAGAAGACTTCTTAGCATTTGACCTGAAGACACTGACATGGATCGCTCCAAAACCACAAGCTGTCATCACCAAACACAAGCGGGACAGAGATAGAGCTCACAATGAAAGGTGGAACTACTTCCTCACCCAGTATTGCCCTGAGTTAGTGAAGAGATATTTGGAACTTGGGAAGATCTCTCTGCTGAGAACAG AGTTTCCCTCAGTGTCTCTACTCCagaagactccctcctctccagtcagctgccacGCTACAGGTTTCCACCCTCACAGAGCCATGatgttctggaggaaagatggagaggaacTTCATGAGGACGTGGAACATGGAGAGATCCTCCCCAACCATGACGGATCCTTCCAGATGAGTGTTGACCTGAACCTTTCATCAATCACACCTGAAGACTGGAGGAGGTACGACTGTGTGTTTCACCTCTCTGGTGTCAAGGACAACATTGTCACCAAACTGGACAAAGCAGTGATCAGAACCAACTGGGGTAAGAGTGGAATACTGACACAACTgacttatgttttttttattaaacatatgcatgttatttgttaa
- the LOC137198246 gene encoding major histocompatibility complex class I-related gene protein-like isoform X6 — MKTMELVFLLIFFPFTLSVKHSLKFFFTTSSGAKNFPDFVVVMLIDEVPTGYYDSISKIPEAKQDWSQKMLEDDPQHLEWYTQKCLSTQYSYKAHIDILKQQLNQTEGVHIFQRMDGCEWDDETGKVNGFIQFGYDGEDFLAFDLKTLTWIAPKPQAIITKHKRDRDRAHNERWNYYLTQGCPELLKTYLDYGKSSLLRTELPSVSLLQKTPSSPVSCHATGFYPQRAMIFWRKDGEELHEDVEHGEILPNHDGSFQMSVDLNLSSVTPEDWRRYECVFKLYGVKDDIVNKLDKAVIRTNWGKTGILNLQLLFLKTSLAQ; from the exons TGAAACACTCGCTGAAGTTTTTCTTCACAACGTCCTCTGGTGCCAAAAACTTCCCAGATTTTGTGGTTGTTATGTTGATTGATGAAGTTCCAACAGGTTACTATGACAGCATCAGTAAGATACCAGAAGCCAAACAGGACTGGTCACAAAAAATGTTAGAAGATGATCCACAACACTTGGAGTGGTACACTCAGAAGTGTTTGTCAACCCAATATTCCTACAAAGCtcacattgacattttgaagcagcaactgaaccaaactgaag gtgtccacatctTCCAGAGGATGGATGGCTGTGAATGGGATGATGAGACTGGAAAGGTTAATGGTTTTATTCAGTTTGGTTATGATGGAGAAGACTTCTTAGCATTTGACCTGAAGACACTGACATGGATCGCTCCAAAACCACAAGCTATCATCACCAAACACAAGCGAGACAGAGATAGAGCTCACAATGAAAGATGGAACTATTACCTCACACAGGGTTGCCCTGAGTTATTGAAGACATATTTAGACTATGGGAAGAGCTCTCTGCTGAGAACAG AACTTCCTTCAGTGTCTCTCCTACagaagactccctcctctccagtcagctgccacGCGACAGGTTTCTACCCTCAGAGGGCCATGATTttctggaggaaagatggagaggagcttcATGAGGACGTGGAACACGGAGAGATCCTCCCCAACCATGATGGATCCTTCCAGATGAGTGTTGACCTGAACCTTTCATCAGTCACACCTGAAGACTGGAGAAGGTACGAATGTGTATTTAAGCTCTATGGTGTGAAGGACGACATCGTCAACAAACTGGACAAAGCAGTGATCAGAACCAACTGGGGTAAGACTGGAATACTGAATTTGCAATTGTTATTCCTAAAAACATCTCTTGcccaataa
- the LOC137198246 gene encoding major histocompatibility complex class I-related gene protein-like isoform X4 → MKTMELVFLLIFFPFTLSVKHSLKFFFTTSSGAKNFPDFVVVMLIDEVPTGYYDSISKIPEAKQDWSQKMLEDDPQHLEWYTQKCLSTQYSYKAHIDILKQQLNQTEGVHIFQRMDGCEWDDETGKVNGFIQFGYDGEDFLAFDLKTLTWIAPKPQAIITKHKRDRDRAHNERWNYYLTQGCPELLKTYLDYGKSSLLRTDLPSVFLLQKTPSFPVSCFATGFYPDRADMFWRKDGEELHEERGEILPNHDGSFQMSVDLNVSSVSPDDWKKYECVFQLSGLKDDIITKLDKAMIRTNWEILTDMTIPIIAMVALAVILIAAAGFMFYKKKKAPDNSTELSEQLNPEA, encoded by the exons TGAAACACTCGCTGAAGTTTTTCTTCACAACGTCCTCTGGTGCCAAAAACTTCCCAGATTTTGTGGTTGTTATGTTGATTGATGAAGTTCCAACAGGTTACTATGACAGCATCAGTAAGATACCAGAAGCCAAACAGGACTGGTCACAAAAAATGTTAGAAGATGATCCACAACACTTGGAGTGGTACACTCAGAAGTGTTTGTCAACCCAATATTCCTACAAAGCtcacattgacattttgaagcagcaactgaaccaaactgaag gtgtccacatctTCCAGAGGATGGATGGCTGTGAATGGGATGATGAGACTGGAAAGGTTAATGGTTTTATTCAGTTTGGTTATGATGGAGAAGACTTCTTAGCATTTGACCTGAAGACACTGACATGGATCGCTCCAAAACCACAAGCTATCATCACCAAACACAAGCGAGACAGAGATAGAGCTCACAATGAAAGATGGAACTATTACCTCACACAGGGTTGCCCTGAGTTATTGAAGACATATTTAGACTATGGGAAGAGCTCTCTGCTGAGAACAG aCCTTCCCTCAGTATTTCTCCTCCAGAAGACTCCCTCCTTTCCAGTCAGCTGCTTTGCTACGGGTTTCTACCCTGACAGAGCCGATatgttctggaggaaagatggagaggagcttcATGAGGAACGTGGAGAGATCCTCCCCAACCATGATGGATCCTTCCAGATGAGTGTTGACCTGAACGTTTCATCAGTCTCACCTGATGACTGGAAGaagtatgaatgtgtgtttcagctctctGGTCTAAAGGACGACATCATAACCAAACTGGACAAAGCTATGATCAGGACCAACTGGG AGATACTTACAGATATGACCATCCCCATCATTGCAATGGTTGCTCTTGCTGTCATCCTCATAGCTGCTGCTGGattcatgttttacaaaaagaagaaag CTCCTGACAACAGCACTGAGCTCTCTGAGCAACTGAATCCAGAAGCCTGA